The stretch of DNA CAGATCGCGGGGATGATCGGGGTGCACGGCGTCGACCGCGCCAATGCGAGCACCTCGATCGGCTACTGGCTCAGCTCGGCCTACCGTGGGGAGGGCATCATGACGCGGGCCACCGCCGAGGTGCTGCGCTGGGCGTTTGAGGATGAGGGGCTGGAGCGGGTTGAGGTGCGCTGCGGGCGCGAGAACCTGGCCAGCCGCAAGGTGGTCGAGCGCCTGGGGCTTGTGGAGGAGGGGGTGCTGCGGCGCGCCGAGCGTCTGGTCGATGGGTGGACCGATCTGGTGGTCTATTCGATGCTGCGCGATGAGTGGCAAGGCCAGACGCAGGGCGCGCGGGCTTAAAGGGGTTGGCGAGTAAGCCAGAGATCGGCGCCCTGGCGCTCGACGACCATGGCGAAGGGGGCGTCGGCGCGGCGCGCGCAGAAGGGGATGTCTTCGGAGAGGTACTCGGGGCGCGTGGGGTCGGCAAATTTCTGGGCGGCGCGGCACTCCCAGACCCGGCGGATGGCCTCCTCGTCGTCGGGGTGGGGGAGGTTGGCCTGGCGAGCGTGGATCCACTGCGCGGTGGCCAGGTCTTCGTCGCCCTCGGGGTGACTGGCCAGGATCTGGACGCGGGGGTTGGGGAGGTTGAGCGCGTCCAGGTAGTGGCGGGTGGACTTAAGGGTGCTGCCAGCGTTGGCCAGGCCGGTGACGAGCAAAAGACCCTTAAAGTCGTGGGCGGCGTGGGCCACGGCCTGCACGCCGTTGGAGGTCGTTAAGACCAGCGTGCGCCCCTGAAGGTCGGCGCGGGCGGTGAGCGCCGGGGAGTTTCCCAGGTCGAAGTCCGGCGGCTTGATGGCGTCGCGTTCCCCGGCCAGGAGCCAGTCCGGATGGGCGCGGGCTTGCTGGCGAGCCTGGTCGATGGAGGCGACCAGGAGGATCTGGCGCGCGCCGCGCTCAAAGGCGACCTGGGTGTGGGTGAAGGCGCGGATGGTGTCGATGACGATGCGCACCTGCGCCGGGCCCAGCGGAGGGCGATGGCCCTGAAAAATCGCGATGTCAGGCTGGATGCTCATAGGCCGAAGAAACCGTAGAAAAGGAGTCCGGAGCGCTCCCCGCCGGTGACCACGGCCATCGACGAGGAGATGAGGTGATGGGGGGCGTTAAGCTGGTCGTGAATCTCTTTGCGCTCCTCGGTGGAGAGGGCCTTCCAGGTCTCGAGGGTGTCGCGGTTGATGGCGCCGGTGATGAGCAGGAACTGGTTGGCCAGGGCGTCGGAGTAGGCCTTGCGTTCTTCT from Lujinxingia litoralis encodes:
- a CDS encoding GNAT family N-acetyltransferase, whose amino-acid sequence is MFERRLDERVALRLLQVSDKEELFEVVDREREELRRWLPWVDAITSVDDYDGYIRSTLTQLAEGNGFQAAITVEGQIAGMIGVHGVDRANASTSIGYWLSSAYRGEGIMTRATAEVLRWAFEDEGLERVEVRCGRENLASRKVVERLGLVEEGVLRRAERLVDGWTDLVVYSMLRDEWQGQTQGARA
- a CDS encoding 2-phosphosulfolactate phosphatase, with the protein product MSIQPDIAIFQGHRPPLGPAQVRIVIDTIRAFTHTQVAFERGARQILLVASIDQARQQARAHPDWLLAGERDAIKPPDFDLGNSPALTARADLQGRTLVLTTSNGVQAVAHAAHDFKGLLLVTGLANAGSTLKSTRHYLDALNLPNPRVQILASHPEGDEDLATAQWIHARQANLPHPDDEEAIRRVWECRAAQKFADPTRPEYLSEDIPFCARRADAPFAMVVERQGADLWLTRQPL